One window of the bacterium genome contains the following:
- a CDS encoding MarR family transcriptional regulator, with the protein MLPQGMDQAGLLAHLTRDLADCCVSKETEIFGRYGLSAVEGHLLLMVAEQGSLSPSAAAEKLGVARSRLTPLAQSLVEKGLLKRADSKSDRRAHELKLTPAGAAAAKGAAEFRQRFHARLLEGFSPAERERLLTALAELHERMHALREELKDEFHTT; encoded by the coding sequence ATGTTACCGCAAGGGATGGACCAGGCAGGATTGCTGGCCCATTTGACGCGGGATCTGGCGGACTGCTGTGTGAGCAAGGAGACGGAGATCTTTGGCCGCTATGGCTTATCGGCAGTGGAAGGACATTTGCTGCTGATGGTGGCCGAGCAGGGTTCCCTCTCCCCTTCTGCGGCGGCAGAGAAGCTGGGTGTGGCCCGCAGCAGATTAACTCCGCTGGCGCAGAGTCTGGTGGAGAAAGGGCTTTTAAAGCGGGCGGACTCCAAGAGCGACCGGCGAGCGCACGAACTGAAGCTGACGCCGGCGGGCGCAGCGGCGGCCAAGGGCGCGGCGGAGTTCCGGCAGAGATTCCATGCGCGGCTGCTGGAGGGATTTTCGCCGGCGGAACGCGAACGGCTGCTGACCGCATTGGCCGAACTGCATGAGCGCATGCACGCCCTGCGAGAAGAATTGAAAGACGAGTTTCACACCACATAA
- a CDS encoding C25 family cysteine peptidase: MGRLLGLLLCAFLLLTVTSTFASEISDLSLGMRDFTQSQAHLNVSRTSPELTRISLAAPVVVMQDQMVNYQSYQAFGIAGESFVKDIGSPTVPQVTRFYRIPNTGSAEMVISDADYDLVENVNSLPVQPQEPAFGTVTRNEAVYSKDGWYPENVAVMSDPMIMRDFRVVTVTLYPVQVNPVTHQARIYRNLSVDVVANNRPGVNELLNPHRPSREWASMYRAMIPNLDDSALDDVTTGPGSMLILTSTNAIPRPFADSLFVWKTRQGFKVSVDARASWTSAAAITAIRNAYAAAPVDAPLEFVVLMGDPGAAWAIPIDNTDNSFDHNYARANTGDDIEDIAVGRLSGGDAATLATINAKIMGYERNPHMESSPGVADTMWFHKAFLYASVGRNCVDNALAMRWGRQQFINNTGVDSVDLATHPTDAVVESDVLPRLNAGVSFFIWRGSWIGGMSSSIASRLNSTWRLPVCMTVTCDAGDYNSSGINGPAEDFLCEGTAANPKGAVCGIGTSTSGTENGANIILASGLLYNITDLTVEHLGTAVAGAKAQLYYSFGPTWPDPEGYPGGIAAKFSRLFNLLGDPSLSMWTDVPKVLDVTHPNALNVGARSVDITVTRAADAIPVQDAVVCLWKRGSDSTWATGMTDEQGHITLPVNVNAAGDMYLTVTKRNHKPFLFTIPCGQVDAMPMYSSVVLDDDNSSGTHGNGDHVMNAGETIDLPVYIRNFGNAVTVTGIRAVLTSNNPRVTVSTDSASYANIAPGDSTLGSTPFRIVVAPDMQNHETVLLTLTINSSAPLAVGAIPLTCVAGEALYQRHNLSTVLNPGSTANLTVVVRNTGTVPMLGVTGHLTPLTPFVQADVGTASFGDIAAGALDSNSASPFTLTANTMTFRGLQAPMRLILTSAAGFADTVQFNVSVGTAQATDPTGPDAYGYYAYDNTDAAYDIHPTFAYVDISSSGTLLSAASQDPGDKQNLTPIMSNVVRLPFGFKFYGRVYDSLTVCSNGWCAFGNQSWYDGFRNFQIPAMRAADAMIAPYWDDLQTTGTGHGVWVKSDTTNHRYIIQWKATANQGAPNLDFEVLLYDTTYQPTFTGNGNVVVQYNHVVMNINPQFGDDAPGCTIGIQMPGNLVGLQYAYQNSYSPGAATVSDGRAILFTTDARMMFGQIQGTVRNAADNLPMAGVTVGVNGYAYHATTDAAGHYLIPDVLIGTYGMHTSFHRFNNDSVANVLVQLDSTATADFSVHHPEMTLSTDSLVDSISGSPAQMTFNIVNNGNGPLDYSIRTLFPGDNNPTPWDSVGNIQATQLTNNFQLWGCEFMGDYWYVTGADPGIGHSVIYKFGLDGALAATIPQPSSSLFGWFDMATDGHLIYGSDGHVIYGIDENGQVQDTIPSPLNPTRAIAYDSLTHHFWIADYTSDIYEIDRNGAIINQVPNTSQLTITGLAWNALDANGYKLYIFSQDGASQTRLTRMMTSAPYTKETVLDLPGQAGDRSGGCTITPAWNSTLMVFAAIMRGASGADHLEIYEMTFNTSWISATPAPWNVPGGGSGEVTVHFDPASLRDGSYRVDLHISSAVYDTTQILPVRLTVYRGPNSAQPHVTVMPAQYALHQNYPNPFNPTTNIRYELKTEGLTRLSVFNVLGEKVADLVNAKQPAGFYDISFDASALPSGVYFYRLTSGNFTQSAKMILMK, translated from the coding sequence ATGGGCCGTTTGCTCGGACTGCTACTTTGTGCCTTCTTACTGCTCACAGTAACGTCCACCTTTGCGTCTGAAATCAGCGACCTGTCCCTTGGGATGCGTGACTTTACACAGTCGCAAGCGCACCTGAATGTGTCGCGGACCTCCCCGGAATTGACGAGAATTTCCCTCGCCGCCCCGGTTGTGGTGATGCAAGATCAGATGGTGAATTATCAATCGTACCAAGCCTTCGGTATCGCGGGCGAATCCTTCGTCAAGGATATCGGCAGCCCCACCGTGCCGCAAGTTACTCGCTTCTACCGCATCCCCAATACGGGCAGTGCGGAGATGGTCATTTCCGATGCCGACTATGATCTGGTAGAGAACGTCAATTCTCTCCCCGTCCAGCCTCAGGAACCGGCCTTCGGTACCGTCACCCGCAATGAAGCAGTCTACAGCAAGGATGGCTGGTATCCGGAGAACGTGGCGGTGATGAGCGATCCCATGATCATGCGCGACTTCCGCGTGGTCACGGTCACGCTTTACCCCGTGCAGGTCAATCCGGTCACCCATCAGGCCCGCATCTACCGCAACCTCAGCGTCGATGTGGTCGCCAATAATCGTCCCGGCGTCAACGAACTGCTGAATCCCCATCGACCATCCCGCGAATGGGCGTCGATGTACCGCGCCATGATTCCCAATCTCGATGACTCCGCCCTCGATGACGTGACTACTGGCCCCGGCAGCATGTTGATTCTGACCTCGACCAACGCGATCCCCCGGCCCTTCGCCGACAGCCTGTTCGTCTGGAAGACCCGCCAGGGCTTCAAGGTGTCCGTTGATGCTCGCGCGTCCTGGACGTCCGCCGCGGCTATTACGGCCATCCGCAATGCCTATGCGGCTGCGCCGGTCGATGCTCCTCTTGAATTCGTGGTCCTGATGGGAGACCCCGGCGCAGCTTGGGCGATTCCCATCGACAATACCGATAACAGCTTTGATCACAACTATGCCCGGGCCAATACCGGCGACGATATCGAAGACATCGCCGTAGGCCGCCTTTCCGGCGGTGACGCTGCCACGCTGGCCACCATCAACGCCAAGATCATGGGCTACGAGCGCAATCCGCACATGGAAAGCTCCCCCGGCGTGGCCGATACCATGTGGTTCCACAAAGCCTTCCTCTATGCCAGTGTGGGCCGCAACTGTGTCGACAACGCGTTAGCCATGCGCTGGGGCCGGCAGCAGTTCATCAACAATACCGGCGTGGACAGCGTCGATTTGGCGACTCACCCCACCGATGCGGTCGTGGAAAGCGATGTGCTTCCCCGCCTCAATGCGGGCGTAAGCTTCTTCATCTGGCGCGGCAGTTGGATCGGCGGCATGTCCTCCAGCATCGCCAGCCGCCTGAACAGCACGTGGCGCCTTCCCGTCTGCATGACGGTAACCTGTGATGCGGGCGACTACAACAGCAGCGGAATCAACGGCCCTGCCGAAGACTTCCTCTGCGAAGGCACGGCTGCCAATCCCAAAGGCGCGGTGTGCGGTATCGGAACATCTACGTCCGGCACCGAAAATGGAGCCAACATTATTCTGGCCAGCGGTCTGCTCTACAACATCACCGATCTGACCGTTGAGCATCTTGGCACGGCCGTCGCCGGAGCCAAGGCCCAACTCTACTACTCGTTTGGTCCCACGTGGCCGGATCCGGAAGGTTACCCCGGCGGCATTGCCGCCAAGTTCAGCCGCCTGTTTAACCTGCTCGGCGATCCCAGCCTGTCCATGTGGACCGACGTGCCGAAAGTCCTCGACGTCACCCACCCCAATGCACTCAACGTGGGTGCCCGTTCGGTGGACATCACCGTCACCCGGGCCGCCGATGCCATCCCCGTGCAGGACGCGGTCGTCTGTCTCTGGAAGCGTGGCTCCGACTCCACGTGGGCGACGGGCATGACCGATGAGCAGGGGCATATCACTCTGCCGGTCAACGTCAATGCCGCCGGCGATATGTACCTCACCGTCACCAAGCGCAACCACAAGCCGTTCCTCTTTACGATTCCCTGCGGCCAGGTGGATGCTATGCCGATGTACAGTTCCGTCGTGCTCGATGACGACAACAGCAGCGGCACTCATGGTAACGGCGATCATGTCATGAACGCAGGTGAGACCATCGACCTGCCGGTTTACATCCGGAATTTCGGCAATGCGGTGACGGTGACGGGTATCAGGGCCGTCCTGACCAGCAATAATCCTCGGGTCACGGTTTCCACCGACAGTGCCTCCTATGCCAATATCGCCCCCGGCGATTCTACGCTGGGCTCAACCCCGTTCCGTATCGTTGTCGCCCCGGATATGCAGAACCACGAAACGGTCCTGCTGACTCTGACCATCAACTCCTCGGCTCCGCTGGCGGTGGGTGCCATTCCCTTAACCTGCGTCGCGGGCGAGGCGCTTTACCAGCGCCACAATCTCAGCACGGTGCTCAATCCCGGCTCAACGGCCAATCTGACGGTTGTGGTGCGCAACACGGGTACGGTCCCGATGCTCGGCGTCACCGGCCACCTGACTCCATTGACTCCGTTTGTCCAGGCCGACGTCGGTACGGCGTCTTTCGGCGACATTGCCGCCGGTGCCTTGGATTCCAACTCCGCCAGTCCGTTTACCCTGACCGCTAATACGATGACCTTCCGCGGCTTGCAGGCTCCCATGCGCCTGATTCTGACCTCGGCAGCGGGTTTTGCGGACACGGTCCAGTTCAACGTCAGTGTGGGCACGGCTCAAGCGACCGATCCCACGGGTCCCGATGCCTACGGCTACTACGCGTATGATAACACCGATGCAGCCTATGACATTCATCCGACCTTCGCCTACGTGGATATCAGCAGCTCAGGAACGTTGCTGAGCGCCGCCTCGCAGGATCCGGGCGATAAGCAGAACCTCACGCCGATCATGTCGAATGTCGTACGCCTGCCTTTCGGCTTCAAGTTCTACGGTCGGGTCTACGATTCCCTGACCGTCTGTTCCAACGGCTGGTGCGCCTTCGGCAATCAAAGCTGGTACGACGGCTTCCGCAACTTCCAGATTCCCGCCATGCGTGCTGCCGATGCCATGATCGCCCCCTACTGGGACGATTTGCAAACCACCGGCACGGGGCATGGCGTATGGGTGAAGAGCGATACCACTAACCATCGCTACATCATCCAATGGAAGGCCACCGCCAATCAGGGCGCGCCCAACCTTGACTTCGAAGTCCTGCTCTACGACACCACCTATCAGCCGACCTTCACCGGCAACGGCAACGTCGTGGTGCAGTACAATCATGTGGTGATGAACATCAATCCGCAGTTCGGTGACGATGCTCCCGGCTGCACCATCGGCATCCAGATGCCCGGCAATCTCGTCGGCCTCCAGTACGCGTATCAGAACTCGTACTCCCCCGGCGCAGCCACCGTGTCCGACGGACGGGCGATCCTGTTTACCACCGACGCGCGTATGATGTTCGGCCAGATTCAGGGTACCGTGCGCAATGCCGCCGACAATCTGCCTATGGCGGGCGTCACTGTAGGCGTCAACGGCTATGCCTATCATGCCACCACGGATGCTGCTGGCCATTACCTGATTCCCGACGTGCTCATCGGCACCTATGGTATGCATACGTCGTTCCACCGCTTTAACAATGACTCCGTCGCCAACGTGCTGGTGCAGCTCGACAGCACGGCTACCGCCGACTTCAGCGTGCATCATCCCGAGATGACGTTGTCCACCGATTCGCTGGTCGACAGCATCAGCGGCTCGCCCGCTCAGATGACGTTCAATATTGTCAACAACGGCAACGGTCCGCTGGATTACAGTATCCGTACGCTTTTCCCCGGTGACAATAATCCGACCCCGTGGGATTCGGTGGGCAATATCCAGGCGACTCAACTGACGAACAACTTCCAGCTCTGGGGTTGTGAATTCATGGGTGACTACTGGTATGTCACCGGCGCCGATCCCGGCATCGGTCACAGTGTCATCTACAAGTTCGGTCTCGACGGCGCTCTGGCCGCTACCATCCCGCAGCCCTCCTCCAGTCTCTTCGGCTGGTTCGATATGGCCACCGACGGTCACCTGATCTACGGTTCGGACGGCCATGTGATCTACGGCATCGACGAGAACGGTCAGGTGCAGGATACCATTCCCAGTCCGCTCAATCCGACTCGTGCCATTGCCTACGATTCTCTGACTCATCATTTCTGGATTGCCGACTACACCTCGGACATCTACGAGATCGACCGCAACGGCGCCATTATCAATCAGGTTCCCAACACCAGCCAGTTGACTATCACCGGTCTGGCGTGGAACGCGCTGGATGCCAACGGCTACAAGCTCTACATCTTCAGTCAGGACGGCGCATCGCAAACCCGTCTGACGCGCATGATGACCTCCGCGCCGTACACAAAAGAAACGGTGCTTGATCTGCCCGGTCAGGCGGGCGACCGCTCCGGCGGCTGCACGATCACTCCCGCCTGGAACAGCACACTGATGGTCTTTGCGGCTATCATGCGTGGCGCGTCCGGCGCCGATCACCTCGAGATCTATGAGATGACCTTCAACACTTCGTGGATCAGCGCCACGCCTGCTCCCTGGAACGTTCCCGGCGGCGGCAGCGGCGAAGTCACGGTGCATTTCGATCCCGCGTCGCTGCGTGATGGTTCCTATCGCGTGGACCTGCATATCTCCAGCGCAGTTTATGACACCACACAGATCCTGCCGGTGCGCCTGACGGTCTACCGTGGCCCCAACAGCGCCCAGCCCCACGTGACCGTGATGCCCGCGCAGTATGCCTTGCACCAGAACTATCCCAATCCCTTCAACCCCACCACCAACATCCGTTATGAGCTGAAGACCGAAGGTCTGACGCGCCTGTCTGTGTTCAACGTGCTGGGCGAGAAGGTCGCCGATCTGGTCAATGCCAAACAGCCCGCCGGCTTCTACGACATCTCCTTCGACGCTTCGGCTCTGCCCTCGGGTGTCTACTTCTACCGCCTTACAAGCGGCAACTTCACCCAGTCGGCAAAGATGATTCTCATGAAATAA
- a CDS encoding TatD family hydrolase: protein MIDTHSHLYYPEFESDLNEVIARAQGAGVTRIITIAVDKETAEACLTIAARFPGVVFAAVGVHPSEVDKVSEEDLLWIEAVAGDPSVVAIGEIGLDIYRGETNLAKQEALFERMLQLAIHAGLPAIIHHRSAGQRTIEIVKRSGLKRGVFHCFSEDEPYARQVLEQGLSLSFTGNITYKNSPLPQLVQQLPLSRIMLETDAPFMAPMPYRGKRCEPMHVREVAAKHAQLFNLPLEEIDRQTTAAALQLFFPHDA, encoded by the coding sequence ATGATCGATACCCATTCACATCTTTACTATCCCGAGTTCGAGAGTGACCTCAATGAGGTGATTGCGCGGGCACAGGGGGCGGGGGTGACGCGGATTATCACGATTGCGGTGGACAAGGAGACGGCGGAGGCGTGCTTGACCATTGCGGCGCGGTTTCCGGGTGTGGTGTTTGCCGCGGTGGGAGTGCATCCTTCCGAAGTGGACAAGGTCAGCGAAGAGGATTTGCTCTGGATCGAAGCTGTGGCGGGTGATCCGTCCGTGGTGGCCATCGGCGAAATCGGACTCGACATCTATCGCGGGGAAACCAATCTTGCAAAGCAGGAAGCGCTCTTCGAGCGCATGCTGCAGCTTGCCATTCATGCCGGACTTCCCGCCATCATCCATCACCGCTCGGCAGGGCAGAGGACCATCGAGATTGTCAAACGCAGCGGCCTGAAACGCGGCGTATTCCATTGCTTCTCCGAAGATGAACCCTATGCGCGACAGGTGCTCGAGCAAGGGCTCAGTCTCTCCTTCACCGGCAATATCACCTATAAGAATTCTCCCCTGCCGCAGCTCGTGCAGCAGTTGCCGCTGAGTCGCATCATGCTGGAGACCGACGCGCCGTTCATGGCTCCCATGCCGTATCGCGGCAAACGCTGCGAGCCGATGCACGTGCGCGAGGTGGCCGCCAAACACGCGCAGCTTTTCAATCTTCCCCTCGAAGAGATCGACCGTCAAACTACCGCCGCCGCCCTGCAGCTCTTCTTCCCGCACGACGCCTGA
- a CDS encoding GIY-YIG nuclease family protein, which translates to MHERQFFVYILSSETRTLYIGMTNNLTRRIAEHKRKEIEGFTKQYDVTRLVYREAFLYVGNAIAREKQLKGWRRSKKVDLITASNPLWKDLAADWPLEDAL; encoded by the coding sequence ATGCATGAGCGGCAGTTCTTCGTTTACATACTTTCCAGTGAGACACGGACACTCTACATTGGCATGACCAACAATCTCACTCGCCGGATCGCTGAGCACAAGCGCAAAGAGATTGAGGGTTTTACCAAGCAGTATGACGTCACCCGCCTCGTCTACCGTGAAGCGTTCCTGTATGTCGGTAACGCGATTGCCCGCGAAAAGCAGTTGAAGGGGTGGCGGCGATCCAAGAAGGTTGATCTCATCACGGCGTCAAATCCTTTATGGAAGGATTTGGCCGCTGACTGGCCGTTGGAGGACGCACTATAG
- a CDS encoding T9SS type A sorting domain-containing protein: MTKVRKLCVLAILILLAARGFASDNMFMAFDVASQKMQAVVRSNTAIQAVVTYSQSNPSGYIGDILVDPVEANELWAEASLSPADPGRTPGIGNGEMNVITAVAQLYNAHHELLNTLSATDTLFASVERDGAGGYTYGSERDILLPDSIRMNSSFCAHIAHGTYVIPVVCENRVPGIVDPNSVEVYVMNGCADPNHCTVACNPIDWPLFSSHIRSRTNCRIYLTMAYCGADTGCVCIWRSDRDLPVQMTGFSALAGDNRVMLSWGTGSESGLQEFRITRSTQPDEGYSTIARVTARNAATGSNYTFTDNTASDGVTYYYKLHVAEISGHVAVYNVEGHDVIAEATPRSGAELPVAFRLEQNYPNPFNSQTSFSFSIPAQEHVTLKIYDMLGRDVATVVDRTMPPNFYTVNWSADGLAAGLYMYRMTAGSYVQTRKMLYIK; the protein is encoded by the coding sequence ATGACCAAGGTTCGAAAACTATGTGTGCTGGCGATTCTGATTCTGCTCGCGGCTCGAGGATTTGCGAGCGACAACATGTTCATGGCTTTCGATGTGGCTTCGCAGAAGATGCAGGCGGTGGTTCGCAGCAACACCGCGATTCAGGCGGTGGTGACGTACTCGCAATCCAATCCCAGCGGCTACATCGGGGATATTCTGGTCGATCCGGTGGAAGCGAATGAGCTGTGGGCCGAAGCGTCGCTGAGTCCCGCCGATCCGGGCCGCACGCCGGGCATCGGCAACGGCGAGATGAACGTGATTACCGCCGTGGCGCAGCTTTACAATGCCCATCACGAATTGCTGAATACCCTCAGCGCCACCGATACCCTGTTTGCGAGTGTGGAGCGCGACGGGGCGGGCGGCTATACCTACGGCTCGGAGCGCGATATTCTGCTGCCGGATTCAATCCGCATGAACAGCAGCTTCTGCGCGCACATCGCGCACGGCACTTATGTGATTCCGGTGGTCTGCGAGAACCGCGTGCCGGGGATTGTCGATCCCAATTCGGTGGAAGTGTATGTGATGAACGGCTGCGCCGATCCCAATCACTGCACCGTGGCCTGCAACCCGATTGACTGGCCGCTGTTTTCCTCGCACATTCGCTCGCGCACCAACTGCCGCATCTATCTGACGATGGCCTATTGCGGCGCGGATACGGGGTGCGTGTGCATCTGGCGTTCGGATCGCGATCTGCCGGTGCAGATGACCGGTTTTTCCGCGCTGGCCGGCGACAACCGCGTGATGCTCTCCTGGGGCACAGGTTCGGAAAGCGGCCTGCAGGAGTTCCGCATCACCCGCAGCACGCAGCCCGATGAAGGCTACAGCACTATTGCCCGCGTTACTGCGCGCAATGCGGCGACGGGATCGAATTACACGTTCACAGACAACACGGCGTCCGACGGCGTGACGTATTATTACAAGCTGCACGTGGCGGAAATTTCCGGTCACGTGGCGGTGTATAACGTCGAAGGGCACGATGTGATCGCCGAAGCCACACCGCGCAGCGGCGCGGAGCTTCCGGTGGCCTTCCGCCTCGAGCAGAACTATCCGAATCCCTTCAACAGCCAGACGAGTTTCAGTTTCTCGATTCCCGCACAGGAGCATGTGACGCTGAAGATCTATGACATGCTGGGGCGCGACGTGGCTACGGTGGTGGACCGCACCATGCCGCCGAATTTCTATACGGTGAACTGGTCGGCGGACGGACTGGCCGCGGGGCTGTACATGTACCGCATGACCGCCGGCAGCTATGTGCAGACACGGAAGATGCTGTACATCAAGTAA
- a CDS encoding glycosyltransferase family 4 protein gives MRIAYVHGNGFPTVDANVVQVSQMCSAFASFGHEVTLFVPRAEKYATDAEALAAAPQIFSGQLPFKVHFVPRVRIMGRMELLGSVRSTLSALKQHPLDLVYTRNPYTVAFLPSAKLPYVFEVHEVNVHVKNMLLDRYLRSTIVHNSRKSSCALIVSISEALSKIWEDFGVPRSKLLSAHDAVDLSMFDITLTKQEARSRLSLSLIPYPLSLSPRPIVLYTGSLKPDRGLDLMLAAAKELPEMDFYFVGGKDEEIAHWKAEAARFKLDNAHFPGRVPHKEIPLWLAAADILLMMWTWKVPTIRGCSPMKMFEYMAADRLIVGPAFPTVCEVLESGKDSLLFEPDNLSALVSSLRDAQTKLTDSAIPAAARAKVASSYTWTARTKRILDALELRIPGFRSQEL, from the coding sequence ATGAGAATCGCCTACGTCCATGGCAACGGCTTTCCCACGGTGGATGCCAATGTGGTGCAGGTCAGCCAGATGTGCAGCGCCTTTGCGTCCTTTGGGCACGAGGTCACACTGTTTGTGCCCCGCGCCGAAAAGTACGCCACCGATGCCGAAGCCCTCGCCGCCGCGCCGCAAATCTTCAGCGGGCAGCTGCCTTTCAAGGTGCATTTCGTGCCCCGCGTGCGGATCATGGGCCGCATGGAGTTGCTCGGCTCGGTGCGCAGCACTTTAAGCGCACTCAAGCAGCATCCCCTCGATCTGGTCTATACCCGCAACCCCTACACCGTAGCTTTCCTGCCGAGTGCCAAGCTGCCTTATGTCTTCGAGGTCCATGAGGTCAATGTGCATGTCAAGAACATGCTGCTGGACCGCTATCTGCGTTCGACCATCGTTCACAACTCCCGCAAGAGTTCCTGTGCGCTGATCGTCTCGATCTCCGAAGCCCTTTCCAAAATCTGGGAAGACTTCGGCGTCCCCCGCAGCAAACTCCTCTCCGCCCACGACGCCGTCGACCTCTCCATGTTCGACATTACCCTGACCAAGCAAGAAGCGCGCTCTCGTCTGTCCTTATCCCTTATCCCTTATCCCTTATCCCTTAGCCCTCGCCCCATTGTTCTTTACACCGGCTCCCTGAAACCCGACCGCGGCCTCGATCTCATGCTCGCGGCGGCAAAAGAACTGCCGGAGATGGATTTCTATTTCGTCGGCGGCAAGGATGAGGAGATTGCCCATTGGAAAGCCGAAGCCGCGCGCTTCAAGCTCGATAACGCGCATTTCCCCGGCCGTGTGCCGCACAAAGAGATTCCCCTCTGGCTGGCGGCGGCGGATATTCTGCTGATGATGTGGACATGGAAAGTCCCCACCATTCGCGGCTGCTCGCCCATGAAGATGTTCGAATACATGGCCGCCGACCGCCTGATTGTCGGCCCCGCCTTTCCCACCGTCTGCGAGGTGCTGGAGAGCGGCAAGGACTCTCTGCTCTTCGAGCCCGACAATCTGTCGGCTCTGGTCTCTTCTCTGCGCGACGCCCAAACCAAGCTGACCGACTCTGCGATCCCCGCCGCCGCCCGCGCCAAAGTCGCCTCATCCTACACTTGGACCGCCCGCACCAAACGCATTTTGGATGCGCTGGAATTAAGAATTCCGGGGTTCAGAAGCCAAGAGCTATAG
- a CDS encoding zinc ribbon domain-containing protein, which yields MPLYDYQCRNCGAEFEALRALSDDDHELECPYCHEKDCEKKVSLTASDFLSAGRVGGGGKSNFRCG from the coding sequence ATGCCCCTCTACGATTACCAGTGTCGAAACTGCGGAGCCGAGTTCGAAGCTCTGCGAGCCCTGAGCGATGACGACCATGAGCTGGAATGCCCCTATTGCCATGAGAAAGACTGCGAGAAGAAGGTCTCGCTGACCGCCTCCGATTTCCTGTCGGCGGGACGAGTCGGCGGTGGCGGCAAAAGCAACTTCCGCTGTGGTTGA